The segment CTTGGAGCCAAGAACCTTGTACTTGAAAAGGCGCTGATGTCCCTTGACAGTAGCAAGTTCAAATCCAAGATCGATACGAACAATATAGACAAAGCTATTAAAAGGATCAATACCGGTGTAGCAGGTCTTGACGACATGCTCGAAGGCGGGGTTCCCGAGGGATTCTCTGTTGTAGTCACCGGTCCGCCGGGAACAGGTAAGACCACGCTTTGCATGCAGTTCCTGATGGAAGGTGTCAGGAACGATGAGAAATGCCTCTTTTTCTCCTTTGAAGAAAGGATACAGCAACTGATACAGCATTTCATGCGTTTTGGCTGGGATATCGGCAAACACATTGATGATGGCTACCTTGAGATATTTGGGATGTCACCACTGTCATTTGAAGAGATCGGCGAGATCATTGATGCATACAAGCCAAAGAGGATCGTTTTTGATTCCCTGAACATGGTTACCGATCCGTCAGAGTTCAGGAAATCCCTGTCGTGGCGTACATTGCATAAGCAGCTTAAGGCAAAGAACATCACTTCATTCCTTATTACTGAAAAAGAGCATGGTATTGAGACAAAGTCATATGATACATATGATTTCCTGGGTGATGGTATTATCTTCCTTGACCAGATTCAGGCAAATGAGGTGGAGCCAAACCTTACACCTGTGATGGCTGTCCGGAAGATGAGAGCTACACGCGTGGATACTTCGCCACAGCCTTTCAGATTCACTGACAAGGGTATTTCAAAGTACAGGACGGTAAACCTGACAGCCAGCAAACTTCAGGAAAGAATGAACATGCACCATAGTGCATCTTCACATGAACCAGGATATTAAAGTTGCAACAACGGTTGTTACATAAATTGCCTTAAAGCTTCCAACCCCGCCAAGGTTGATGAAAGCACTTCCATTATTTTCCCTGTCCACCATAAGGAGACCTGTGAGGTTTCCTAGAAGGATTCCTCCAATACCGGCTACGAAGGTCACAGCCGCAGCGTTCTCAGGTGCGAATATTAATGCGAAGGGAACTGCTATCAGTCCTATGTAATCAGGCATGACCACGCCGATACCATTGACAAAATCTGAGAGTAGCGTTGCAGCTACAATCATGATCAGCATGATCTCAAGTCCGACGAAATCAGGTTGGAATACGATGAGGAACAGCATCATAATAAAAGGAATTATGAACCCGCCAAGGTTGAGGGTTACAACTGTATTGAATGCCAGTTTCATGCTGGATGAGACGTCCTTTACAAGAGGCACGGAATATATCTCTTCCAGTATCATTGCATCCCTCTCAAGGGTTTGTGGTTTCCTTGACTTGAAAGAGCTTACAGGTATCTCAATGTTAGCGCCAACAAGCATGAGAACAAGCAGGATGAACAACGGATAAGAGGGTATTATCCCCAGTGATAGTTCCTACTGGAAGAACAGGACCGCCATGGGTATAAGCATTATTCCAAAGATCAAAAACATCCGAATTTCTGATTTATTTATATAGCCTCTCATTGTTCTCATTAACAAGAGCTCGTTTTTAGTTATTAAATATTTCTAATGAAGATCGAATTGAGAGGCTGAAAAGCTAGGGGATTAAAGCTTACAATCCGGTCAAGGATCAGTAAGCTTCAAAATTCTGCCGGCAGATCGATGGCATCGTTAGGACATTTCTCATAACAATTTCCACATTCCAGACAGATGGAACTATCGATGCTATAGATATTTCCTTCACTGATGGCACCCGTCGGGCATGAACCCTTGCAAATGCCACATGCGATGCAGTTCTCATTGATCCTGTATCCACTCTC is part of the Methanococcoides methylutens MM1 genome and harbors:
- a CDS encoding ATPase domain-containing protein, with amino-acid sequence MARNKFPVHTTLSSDAVKILERYEKELGAKNLVLEKALMSLDSSKFKSKIDTNNIDKAIKRINTGVAGLDDMLEGGVPEGFSVVVTGPPGTGKTTLCMQFLMEGVRNDEKCLFFSFEERIQQLIQHFMRFGWDIGKHIDDGYLEIFGMSPLSFEEIGEIIDAYKPKRIVFDSLNMVTDPSEFRKSLSWRTLHKQLKAKNITSFLITEKEHGIETKSYDTYDFLGDGIIFLDQIQANEVEPNLTPVMAVRKMRATRVDTSPQPFRFTDKGISKYRTVNLTASKLQERMNMHHSASSHEPGY
- a CDS encoding DUF1614 domain-containing protein, with amino-acid sequence MLVGANIEIPVSSFKSRKPQTLERDAMILEEIYSVPLVKDVSSSMKLAFNTVVTLNLGGFIIPFIMMLFLIVFQPDFVGLEIMLIMIVAATLLSDFVNGIGVVMPDYIGLIAVPFALIFAPENAAAVTFVAGIGGILLGNLTGLLMVDRENNGSAFINLGGVGSFKAIYVTTVVATLISWFM